A genomic stretch from Limanda limanda chromosome 11, fLimLim1.1, whole genome shotgun sequence includes:
- the crabp2a gene encoding cellular retinoic acid-binding protein 2a translates to MERTIPDFAGRWEMKSSENFEELLKALNVNVMLRKIAVKAASKPQVDITQNGETLSIITSTTVRTTHITFTVGQEFNESTVDGRPCTSLPRWETDSKISCDQTLLKGEGPKTSWTRELTNDGKLILTMRADDVICTRFYERQ, encoded by the exons atgGAGCGCACAATCCCTGACTTCGCCGGACGCTGGGAGATGAAGAGCTCGGAGAACTTCGAGGAACTCTTGAAAGCTTTGA atgtgaatgtgatgcTGCGTAAGATCGCGGTGAAGGCAGCCTCCAAGCCACAGGTGGACATCACACAGAATGGAGAGACTCTGTCGATCATAACCTCGACCACCGTCCGCACCACCCACATCACCTTCACCGTGGGACAGGAGTTCAACGAGAGCACGGTGGACGGACGCCCCTGCACG AGTTTGCCTCGTTGGGAAACAGACAGTAAGATCAGCTGTGACCAGACTCTGCTGAAAGGAGAGGGGCCTAAGACATCCTGGACCCGAGAGCTCACCAATGATGGAAAACTGATCTTG aCCATGAGAGCTGATGATGTGATTTGCACCAGATTCTACGAGCGACAATGA